aaataaataaacaaatatttttttatgttttatttcaactaataattatcatatatgttatattattttaatttattatttaagaaaagtatgtttaatattattttaagatttaacatttttaaaaaatagaaaaataaattttattaatagaaataagcttttaaaaatatttttgtattttgtgtaTATATCAGATATCCGATTCGATCTGCAAATGTGTGGATCGGATCCAAACTTAAGAACTGCGAATATTAGATCCGATCCGATGATTTTAGTGCGGATCCGATCGAAATTTGGTCATATCCAATTCGATCCGTGTTCactcctaattttttttctttcattaatacaaaattggttttattatttatttttggataggattgttaatattttaaaattttatgaagaGAAATGATAGGTTACTTTAATATAAGTTTATCAAAATTTACATTACCTCGCTTTGGAAACGTGTAGGTGATGTATCAGTGAAGCGTTTGGTTGGCATTCCTTGATACTACAATTTACAAGAAGTCACTAACCCTAGTAGTGCCCTTTTATTCCTCgttgttttagttttatttgacACTGGTTTCCAATTCCGGATCCAAACAGACCCTTGCATATAAACCACATAAACCAGTCTTCGCATCTAAAGATCCATCTTCTCCATCGTTgaccctctctctttctctatcTCTGTCTCATCCTCTCTCCAATGGCGGATCCAATGATGAAGGCACTCACCGCTATAGCTCTGATAGCATCGCTGTTGGTGTGTTCCTCACTTGCTTCCTCCGACGTCCCTTTCATCGTCGCGCACAAGAAGGCCACGCTCAACAGGATCAATTCCGGTGCTGAGAGGGTTTCCGTCACCATCGACATCTATAACCAAGGAACCTCGTATGCTCCGATCTACAACCCTAACATTTTCCTattcctttattattattattattattattattattattattattctgcGCATGCATGCTCTGATCGATTGGTGCAATTAGGTTATTGAGATTTGTCAAATTTTTGTACATGTATTTGTGTAATTAGATAAGAGATTTATGCTAGATCTCGATTTTCTTTAATGCCGTGGAAACTTATATATAAAATGgcaattttttgtaattaagtgGAAGAAAGATGATCggttttcaattttttgatCTAATTGCGGAAAAGATCGACAGGGGGCAACAAGTGAAGTTAATATTGTGAAAACAGAAAATTTGAACCTTTTGGTGGCTTCATACGAGTTTCAATTGCATATATACTGATTGTACCCCTAAATTTGATTTGATGTGTTGATGTTTGTAATTCAAGATATGGAGAAATACAGTGCGAGCTTGGTTTGTTGCTTTCAACTGTTGCATTTTTTATGCAAGATAGGACCAACACGCGAAGGAAACTTCCTTGTTTTAATGGGTCTGGGGTTTCATTTACCGAAATGGACTATGATAGCAATGGTTCCAAATCAATAAGATAGGACCTTCTATGCTGTTTACTCTTTGCTTATCACATAACGTAATAGGCTTGCAAGTTTATGCTGATTTTTTAAGTTGTTATAGGATTTTCTGTTACTGGATAATGGAAGTGCATTAACATGAGGAATTTCAGTGTGAGCTCTATGCAAACACAATACTTTTCTGATCTATTTTGGCAAAATGATACCCGTGAATGTATTTTAATCTTTACAGGATTGCTTTCTAAATTTCATTAGGAGTGATATAGAATGAACTTTTAGGTACATGAAGCCATTCATGTAAAGCATAATTAATGAGAGGTGTCACAATCATGGGATGAGTTTGAATGACAAGTCGATGAAGATTTCATTTTATATATGACAGTTATAGTTATCTTGTGGtctctaattttatttagtatccCTCTTTTgccattatttttctttttcttatcgtTGCCACTTacattacttttcttttttctttgaaagGACTGCATATGATGTAAGTCTAACAGATGATGGCTGGCCAAGTGATAAATTTAGTGTAATCAGTGGTAGCACCACAAAGTCATGGGAGAAGCTTGATGCGTGAGTGTCGAATTTTTTGCTGTAAATTTTTTGCTACTCTGGGCTATCTCTTGCAGTTTGCTTTGTTGCATTTTGGTTCATTATATTTTGTGTAGCAAATAAATTTTGCACTTTTCAGTGGTGGCATCCTCTCCCACACTTTTGAGCTTGAGACAAATACAAAGGGAGTATTTGCTGGCGAACCAGCTGTCATAAAATTCCGTGTTCCCACAAAGGCTGCTTTACAGGTTTAATATATGTTAGAGTGATGCCTATTTTCATGTGTTGAGATTTTTCTTGTAATAGTGATGAATTTAtaataacaagaataataatttcTTTCTATAAGGAGGCATTATCAACTCCCATATTGCCCTTGGATGTTCTTGCTGATAGACCTCCTGAGCAGAAGTTTGAATGGGTATGTCTCTTGTATACCTGATTGATACATGCACCGATCCCAAATGTTGCTTTTGTTGACTTACATCTTGCTCTTTGTTTGCATGTAATCGCATCTGGTTGGACTGGATTTCTCAGGCTAAGGTATGTACAACTATTTGTGCTCTATCTAATTGCAGTCTTAGACATTGTTTTATGATGCGAATGACATTGAATTAGCATGAGTGCTACctattttggttgattttatgCATGTCATATGTCAACCATGATTAAATTTGTCCGATGCAACTTTGTTGAGAATCATATAGTTTAATAAGTTGTGCACTGCTGCTAAGTTGATGTGTTTATGCATGCTTTTACACTTTTTTTCCTCAGATGCATATTTCTTTATATTCTGATGAATTGTTCTTTGTCAACCACTCTTTTGGTGCATCACAGTGTGACCTCATTATCTAATGTCATTAATTTTACTGTCCGCAGAGGTTGCTGGCTAAGTATGGATCTCTTATCTCGGTGATATCCATCATTGTTTTGTTTGTGTATCTGGTTGCTACACCATCAAAGTCCAGCACAAAAGGAAGCAAGAAGAGGCGTTAATAATCGCAGATTAGGACATCTTGCAATCGGAAAATTGAAAGGGGGTAGAGCATGACATTCTGTCAGTGGTCAGTATTTCCTAGTTAGATCAAAATGATGTTGGAATTTGTCGAATGGATTCAGATGTTAGCGAGAGAACTAATTTTGTTTACGGCATAGCCTGAATAGTTGTTTTTTTCAGTTCCCACTGTATGGGATGGATGTTAGCAAGCAAAGTTGTATTTACTGATCATGATATCTGGAGCTGTTTTTGGTTTGAATACCATATATTTAGAACTCTCCATGGATGAATCATAGGCCACAGTATGAAAATCAATTATTTCCAATGGCCTTTTTCATCCTTCCTTCTAGTCTATTCCAGAGTATACTAGGTGTTTTGCTTTGTTTGCTTGCTTTAGAACTCTATGAGCTAGTGACCCTTTTCCTCTATTGATTTTAGGACTTTTAAAACGTGAAACCAAACATGTTATTACACATTTTTCAATATCTCGTTCTGATGATAGAGTCACGAATTgtttttacataaataaaaaaaaaagaaagacttCTTGCTATCAGGTATTCTCAGAATTATATAGTTTTGGAGttcaaaacaaattcaaacatTCCGTGTCTTCTATCCGAACTGATTACCTCCAGTTGGGTATCATGCTTCACAAATGAAAAATGATGATAATACGAGACTGTGCACTGTGGTAGTGTTCATTGACTGCATTCCTATTAA
This portion of the Arachis duranensis cultivar V14167 chromosome 6, aradu.V14167.gnm2.J7QH, whole genome shotgun sequence genome encodes:
- the LOC107494702 gene encoding uncharacterized protein LOC107494702, with product MADPMMKALTAIALIASLLVCSSLASSDVPFIVAHKKATLNRINSGAERVSVTIDIYNQGTSTAYDVSLTDDGWPSDKFSVISGSTTKSWEKLDAGGILSHTFELETNTKGVFAGEPAVIKFRVPTKAALQEALSTPILPLDVLADRPPEQKFEWAKRLLAKYGSLISVISIIVLFVYLVATPSKSSTKGSKKRR